One Mycobacteroides abscessus ATCC 19977 genomic window carries:
- the lpqB gene encoding MtrAB system accessory lipoprotein LpqB — protein sequence MTCRKVAAVLAAVALIVPSCAGVPSSSSPQAIGTVQRPAPPGMPAPTPGMEPETVLREFLKATADPSNRHRAARQFLTESGSRTWDDAGAAVLIESPVFADQRGVDRWTINVRANKLGTLSDIGVFETAQGDVQDPQFTLVKANGEWRIDSLPNGVLLDWGQFQSTYRRYTVYFADPAGRTVVPDPRYVAVNDPDLLATELVYKLLSGPRPELAGAVRNHLNGLRLRGPVTRVDGSRVDVGRGYGGVRVELEGDLTPDQRTRQFLAAQVIWTLSRAGIAGPYVLQVNGAPLDEQFAQGWSTQNVASTDPGASEGAGVGLYGLLNGSMVTVDRDAAVPVRGSFGQVGNQVSAALSRSGRQVASVVRVQAGDDPQMSLWVGANGANGSEAVGGKTLTRPSWALDDAVWTVIDGGRVVRIIQEATTSMVAVLPVEPSAVAEKYKGPITELALSRDGTRAAMIIEGQVILATVVQTESGDYALTHPRRLGYGLGNSAVSLAWRTGDDIAVARNDGSHPVANVNLDGVNSDLNDQNLLTPVSTVAASPAAIYIADARGVLQLTGLGTPEERWVEVRPLMVPQAIPVLTG from the coding sequence GTGACATGCCGCAAGGTGGCCGCGGTTCTGGCGGCGGTAGCGCTCATCGTCCCCAGTTGCGCCGGCGTGCCCTCATCGTCCTCGCCGCAGGCGATCGGCACAGTGCAGCGCCCGGCACCGCCGGGGATGCCCGCACCTACACCGGGTATGGAGCCCGAAACGGTGCTGCGCGAATTCTTGAAGGCGACCGCTGACCCGTCCAACAGGCACCGGGCGGCGCGCCAGTTCCTTACCGAATCCGGTTCGCGGACTTGGGATGACGCGGGCGCTGCGGTGTTGATCGAGTCGCCGGTATTCGCCGACCAGCGTGGTGTCGATCGTTGGACGATCAACGTGCGCGCCAACAAGTTGGGCACCCTGTCCGACATCGGGGTCTTCGAGACCGCTCAGGGTGATGTTCAAGATCCGCAGTTCACCCTGGTGAAGGCCAACGGTGAATGGCGGATCGATTCGCTGCCCAACGGGGTACTGCTCGACTGGGGGCAGTTTCAGTCCACCTATCGCCGGTACACCGTTTATTTCGCCGACCCGGCCGGCCGCACCGTGGTGCCCGATCCGCGGTATGTGGCCGTTAACGATCCCGATCTGCTGGCCACCGAACTCGTGTACAAACTCTTGTCCGGCCCACGTCCCGAGCTTGCGGGGGCAGTGCGCAACCACCTGAACGGCCTGCGGTTGCGAGGCCCGGTGACCCGCGTCGACGGCAGCAGGGTCGACGTGGGCCGCGGATACGGCGGCGTGCGTGTGGAGCTGGAAGGTGACCTGACGCCCGATCAGCGCACCCGGCAGTTCCTCGCGGCGCAGGTGATTTGGACGCTCTCGCGGGCGGGTATCGCCGGGCCGTATGTCCTGCAGGTCAATGGTGCTCCGCTGGACGAGCAGTTCGCGCAGGGCTGGAGCACTCAGAACGTCGCGTCGACGGATCCCGGCGCGTCGGAGGGCGCGGGGGTGGGCCTCTACGGATTGTTGAACGGGTCCATGGTGACGGTGGATCGCGATGCCGCGGTGCCCGTGCGTGGATCTTTTGGCCAGGTGGGCAACCAGGTTTCGGCGGCACTCTCGCGTAGTGGGCGACAGGTGGCATCGGTCGTGCGGGTGCAGGCCGGAGACGATCCACAGATGTCGCTTTGGGTCGGTGCCAACGGCGCGAACGGCAGTGAGGCGGTTGGCGGCAAGACGCTGACCCGTCCTAGCTGGGCGCTCGACGATGCGGTGTGGACGGTTATCGACGGCGGCCGAGTGGTTCGGATAATCCAGGAGGCCACCACATCCATGGTGGCGGTGTTGCCCGTCGAACCGTCGGCGGTGGCGGAGAAGTACAAGGGTCCGATCACCGAATTGGCGTTGTCCCGGGACGGCACTCGCGCCGCGATGATCATCGAGGGCCAGGTGATCCTGGCGACGGTCGTGCAGACCGAGAGCGGCGACTATGCCTTGACGCATCCGCGTCGGTTGGGCTACGGCCTCGGCAATTCGGCGGTGTCACTGGCGTGGCGCACCGGTGACGATATCGCGGTGGCCCGCAACGACGGGTCACATCCGGTGGCGAATGTGAATCTCGACGGCGTGAACTCAGATCTGAACGACCAGAATCTCCTGACGCCGGTATCGACCGTCGCCGCCTCGCCGGCGGCGATCTACATCGCCGACGCGCGCGGCGTGCTGCAGCTGACGGGATTGGGGACACCGGAGGAGCGATGGGTGGAAGTGCGTCCGCTCATGGTGCCCCAGGCGATTCCGGTACTGACGG
- the mtrB gene encoding MtrAB system histidine kinase MtrB, with product MIFSSKRRIQRRSAPLVRGLKALSRAVGFTWRRSLQVRVVVSNLALSSLVILILGFVLTSQVTDRILESKIRVATEEMERARVIVSDDVGGEETRSLQSSLELARNQLLNGSKGSEGGGAGAFDAVLLVPGDGPREATSAGPATQIPGPLREFVKAGQVSYQYSTVHTESFSGKALVIGSPTTSKVTALELYLVFPLSNEESTISLVRGTIVTGGVVLLVLLAAAALLVARQVVLPVRSASRIAERFAEGHLSERMPVRGVDDMARLAVSFNDMAESLSREITQLEEFGNLQRRFTSDVSHELRTPLTTVRMAADLIYDNREELDPALQRSAELMVNELDRFETLLADLLEISRHDAGVAELAVEQVDLRDTVKAVVASVQHLADELDTSVELDMPDKEIIAEVDPRRVERILRNLVANAIDHSEHKPVTIRMAADIDSVAVTVRDRGVGLRPGEEKLVFNRFWRADPSRKRHSGGTGLGLAISVEDARLHQGRLEAWGEPGNGALFRLTVPLVRGHKVTTSPLPLNPTSRPSSAVRRAASRGAHPGEQETTPMRASGAKIERPRESAGGRAEDAS from the coding sequence GTGATCTTCAGCTCGAAGCGGCGCATTCAGCGGCGATCGGCACCACTGGTACGCGGACTGAAGGCGCTGAGTCGAGCGGTCGGGTTCACCTGGCGCCGTTCCCTGCAGGTGCGGGTGGTGGTGTCCAACCTGGCGCTGTCCTCCCTGGTCATCCTGATCCTGGGATTTGTGCTCACCAGCCAGGTCACCGACCGCATCCTGGAGTCGAAGATCCGGGTGGCGACCGAGGAGATGGAACGCGCACGCGTCATCGTCAGCGACGATGTCGGCGGTGAGGAAACCCGGTCATTACAAAGCAGTCTGGAGCTGGCCCGTAACCAGCTGCTGAACGGCAGCAAGGGTTCTGAAGGCGGCGGCGCGGGCGCGTTCGATGCTGTTCTGCTGGTTCCCGGCGACGGCCCCCGCGAGGCAACTTCGGCGGGACCGGCCACTCAGATTCCGGGCCCCTTGCGTGAATTCGTCAAGGCAGGCCAGGTCAGCTACCAATACTCGACGGTCCATACCGAGAGTTTCTCGGGCAAGGCACTGGTCATCGGCTCGCCGACGACCTCGAAGGTCACCGCCCTCGAGCTGTACCTGGTCTTCCCACTGTCCAACGAGGAAAGCACTATTTCCCTGGTGCGCGGCACCATCGTCACCGGTGGCGTGGTGCTGTTGGTGCTGCTGGCCGCGGCGGCGCTGCTGGTCGCTCGTCAGGTGGTGTTGCCGGTGCGGTCGGCATCGCGCATCGCCGAGCGTTTCGCCGAAGGACATCTGTCCGAACGGATGCCGGTGCGCGGCGTCGACGATATGGCGCGGCTGGCGGTGTCGTTCAACGATATGGCCGAAAGCCTGTCGCGTGAGATCACCCAACTGGAAGAGTTCGGAAATCTGCAGCGCCGCTTCACCTCTGATGTGAGCCACGAACTGCGTACGCCGCTGACCACGGTGCGGATGGCGGCCGACCTGATCTACGACAACCGCGAAGAGCTTGATCCGGCCCTGCAGCGGTCCGCCGAGCTGATGGTCAACGAGCTCGATCGATTCGAAACGCTGCTCGCCGACCTGTTGGAAATCTCGCGGCACGACGCGGGTGTGGCTGAATTGGCAGTAGAGCAGGTGGATCTGCGTGACACCGTCAAGGCGGTGGTGGCCTCTGTTCAGCACCTGGCCGACGAGCTGGATACCAGCGTCGAGCTTGACATGCCCGACAAAGAGATCATCGCCGAGGTGGATCCCCGCCGCGTGGAACGCATCCTGCGCAATCTGGTGGCCAATGCCATCGACCACAGCGAGCACAAGCCCGTCACCATCCGGATGGCCGCCGATATCGACAGTGTGGCCGTCACTGTGCGCGATCGCGGTGTCGGGCTGCGTCCCGGCGAGGAAAAGCTGGTGTTCAACAGGTTCTGGCGCGCGGATCCGTCGCGCAAGCGGCATTCCGGCGGCACCGGCCTGGGACTTGCCATCAGCGTCGAGGACGCCCGGTTGCACCAGGGGCGCCTGGAGGCGTGGGGCGAACCGGGTAATGGAGCGTTGTTCCGTCTGACGGTGCCGCTGGTGCGTGGGCATAAGGTGACCACGAGTCCGCTGCCGTTGAACCCGACCAGCCGCCCGAGTTCGGCTGTGCGACGGGCGGCTTCGCGGGGTGCTCACCCCGGCGAGCAAGAGACGACGCCCATGCGCGCCTCGGGTGCCAAAATCGAGCGCCCGCGGGAGTCGGCCGGCGGCCGGGCGGAGGATGCGTCGTGA